The genomic window TACATCTTCTTTGTGTATCCATGCACCTCCTTGTAAATCTAGCCTATAATAGTTAGTTATTTCATCTACAGATGTTAATTTATCACCTTTTTTAAATCTTTTTACTTCTTTTGCCCAAGCTGTACTATTTTCAATACATTTTAATGGTAAATACTTAAATTTACTCTCAATATCTTCAGATGTAGCTTTATTTTTTACAGGATTTTTACCCACACCTTCCGCTATAGCTTTACCTATTACATCTGAACCTAACTTTTTATATAACTCAACATCTTTTGTAGCTTCTACAAAACATACTTCCACAATTATTGATGGTATAGAATTACGTTTTATTTCATATAAACCTCTCGACATACCATCCTTTATTCCTCTATTCCTAAATCCTAATTTTGCTATATTATTGGTTATTTTAGTTGCTATTGTACTTGCTATACCATTGTTTAAGTTTAACCATGCCTCCGTTCCTAACTCACCTTTATACCTGTTATATGCTTTATTAAAATGTATAGATATAAACAGCTCTGCACCCCATGCTTTCGCCCTATTTACTCCATATGGCAAATCAGAGTTTCTATTCATAGGTCCAGGTGTCACATCTAACACATCGTGCCCCAATATTTTAAGATATTTTATTACAGAAGGATAAACTTTT from Clostridium sp. MB40-C1 includes these protein-coding regions:
- a CDS encoding N-acetylmuramoyl-L-alanine amidase, producing the protein MKIAVRGGHNQQATGASALIDELTEDRKVYPSVIKYLKILGHDVLDVTPGPMNRNSDLPYGVNRAKAWGAELFISIHFNKAYNRYKGELGTEAWLNLNNGIASTIATKITNNIAKLGFRNRGIKDGMSRGLYEIKRNSIPSIIVEVCFVEATKDVELYKKLGSDVIGKAIAEGVGKNPVKNKATSEDIESKFKYLPLKCIENSTAWAKEVKRFKKGDKLTSVDEITNYYRLDLQGGAWIHKEDVEVKGNLDKPYEDRKKLEVIEDDIICWADEVKTFEKGDFITAIDEITDYYQLDINGEKAWIRKDKVTTR